In Macrobrachium nipponense isolate FS-2020 chromosome 13, ASM1510439v2, whole genome shotgun sequence, the DNA window CAATAATACTGTCTGGTAGAATCAAAACAGATTGTTGAGGTGTAGAATGTGGCAATAAGGACATTATCCAACAAATACTTTAAGGGCAAGGAAAATATGGAGAAGCCATGTAGTTGGAAGATTACATAGCATCTTTGGTGTGTCATAGTTTTTCCTAAAGATATACAAGATTGATTTGGATTCTTTGGAGTTGTCTTAATAAGTTTTGGCTATCTTGGATTTCCCTGACATAAGGTCAAACTGACTTGAATAAATTGTTGGCTTTATCCCCCActtattatttctataaatacccaagtaagtatatatatcagGTTTATATGTCATGGTGCACTTAACCCCTGCATTCCTGATGCTGTTGTCAAGTTTCTCCACAGCACTGCGGTCAGTAAAGTCACGGTTGTAAACACACACCACATGCTTCCGTTGAAAGGCTCCAGTCACGTCATCAACAGGACTCACTTTTGCAGAGTGGCCACACTGGCCTAATGCCACTGCCCTGGCAATAGTAGCCCAAGTGAGGTCGATCTTAATTCCAGTTTCCTTCTGAATGAGCCATTTCCCACTGAGGCAAGTATATTTCTTGGCCATTTCAAATATGGTGTTGGTTGTGATTTTCTGGCTAGAATTTTGCTTTGCTTCCCAGTCCTCTAGCAATTCGTCCAATGCTGGCATTTCAGCGTTACAGTTACGATGTGGCCACCGTACACAGATCCACGCGATGCCATCTGATCTAAAATGGGTAagtgaagaaaaatgaagatataaTCTCAAGACATCATagatattttttctaaaataaggAATGGACTGTAGTCTAATatccaaagaaaaaatttttttaaaggaaatcatTTACATACTCTCAAGCTCATGTGGTAGTTATAAATTAAATTTTGCAAAAGAACCCAAgtaaaaccaaaataattatgaattttgGCATTTCGAACCATAAACAGAATGGAATGTAATttaaaatttgggccaaaggccaagtattgggacctatgaaaGGGAAACAAGAGTAAAAAGAGGTTATCAAGGTGTAGCAAAGGAAAAGCCCATAGTTAAAAGGttgaagtaagatggaagagaatatgaatgaacggagatacagtaaaaggaatgaaagtggttgcaggtaggggctgaTGGGATGCTACGAAGTAGCTTAGACCATAActgcagtgcaccacatgaggtgcactgatggcactacttcCCTACAGAGGCAAGTCattcttaaattattattttaatagtttgattcataaattacattattagggtaaaaaatcacggacaatccaccatcatcacgctggacgggtcttttcactctatatttaattggtgaaacaagaatacaataacaactctaagcataccattcaaaagtatgaagtttcgtcaacataatgtgatatatgaaagccccatacaaactaaaataagcatgtgacgctcttcgtaaaatatgttttcaaggcagttttgaaatccaatatggtggctatCGTGTGGATGGAAGGGTCTGTTCACGgactatccaccatctttcccagccttcccagcactcatttgaacaatgttagcgcatatatgtaacgtttattgatcttactcaagattgcacaataaaacatttcttGGCCTACCctgtgtcgctccatgaaatggttcctttagcactcatttctaggtataaatattgctaaatataccagagaaaaaagctatagggtaatgccagaatattctggctcgctcacctttatttaaggtgtcggtatgatatctggggcgagtgtaaccactaccagaggtcccctgtcatttagtctcttcctttctcaatatccctcaactacagaggagccgttctagGCCCCCCCTACCCACTACTGCTACGTCTAGcgctttgtttaccattccttTCGTTAGCACTCTCCACGTTGCATGTGTTTTCTCTTATCTGTGTTTCCGTTTGGAATTACCCCTTCTTCATCATCATGGAACGTCAAGTTGCTGctgcatctaagttgagtactgcaattaatgTTTGATCTTGTTTTAAGGTAGCAATAGGCAATATAAACATGtttaatttgattatatatgAGGGAGCGGCAGCCAGCGCGTTGCCGTCCCCACGCCACCATTTCGTGGTTCGCTACCCGCATATATTTACGCTCCTATAGATTCCCAATTAGTCTGCTACACTAATTGGAGTCGATTTTCAAACATTTAGCAGTTCTCCATACGTTTGTTAAATGCTTTCATTATTGACTGACGTCTAAGATTTTGTCCGATTGTGGGAGATAGCCTACCGACCGAACCGCCTGCTCTCGGGACGTAGCCTAGTACAGTTAGCCTTATTTACATCTTGAGGTGGACATCCCAACCTATATTCTAGCCAAGGTGTATTATaggctatattatatattttagttctACTCATAAGACACCCTTGTCTGCTTACAGAAGAGCCTTGGCTCTTCCGTAGCCTTCACATTACGGTCCTTGAGCCACCCTGGTCTTCTAGCCTTTcggttgaataaatttgatttGGCAAGCTAGGCCAGGCTGCTCAGAGCCTGCCAGGTCAACCTGTTCAGATCGTTGCGGTTTGTCAAGGTTAGGTCCGCAGGTTCAGAGGACTCGTTgctttctctctcgctccataattattttcttttcatatctccCCGGCGCtaggacagtatatatatatatatatatatatatcgagctacaatgtcctttaatatctaattcgctctacctcggaattaatatattttcatatatgcttaaccgaaggggaattttttctcgataatagatttgcctggaccaccaggcgcgaacctatggatcctttcaaacccaggaacgtcagtgaagcgttacctactacaccaccgcggtggtgtagtaggtaacgcttcactgacgttcctgggtttgaaaggatccataggttcgcgccctggtccaggcaaatctattatagagaaaaaattcccttcggttaagcacatatgaaaatatattaattccgaggtagagcgaattagatattaaaggacattgtagctcgatatatgtatatgcatcacggaaatgtgatatgacttatataatatatatatatatatatatatattatatatatatatatatatatatatattttttatatatatatatatatatatactatatattattatataacacataatatatatatataaactattatatatatatatacatatatatatatatatatatataacatatatacatatatatatatacatatatatatacatatatatatatacatatatatatacatatatatatactatatatatatatatatatatatataacatatatatatatcatatatatacatatatatatatatatatatatatattatatatatatatacatatataaacatatatacatatatatatatatatttatatatacatatatatatatacatatatatatacaatatatatatacatatatatatatatatatattatatatatatatatatatatatatatataatatatatatatatatatatatatacatatatatattatatgatatatatacatatatatatatatatatatatatatatatacatatatatacatatatatatatatatatatatatatatatatatatatatatatatatatacatatatctatatatatacatatatatatatcatatatatatatatatatatatatatatatatatatacatacatatatatatatacatatatatacatattatatatatatatatacatataatatatatacatatatattatatatatatatatatatataatatatatatatatatatatatatatatatgtatatatatatatataatatatatatatatatatatatatatatatataaatatatatatatgtatatatatgtatatatattatgtaatatagatgtatagtattatatatatatgtactatatatatgtatatatatatgtgtatatatatatatgtatatatatatatgtatatttgtaaaggaaatttagaaattgtcttctaaaaataaaatttagtatataactctAGTCGCTAGAGGGCAGGGTATTATGGAATCCttggaatataaataaaatttagtatataactctAGTCGCTAGAGGGCAGGGCATTTTAGAATCattggaattttgttatttctggattccttgggttttctttattcaaaagtttaCTTCGTGTGGTGGTTTTTCTACTTCAACCAGTCTGCTTTTGAGCAATACAACAAACCCGTATTGACAGGTGTGGGACCCTAGTCAAGCGAGGTTTTGATTCTCATGTAAATTATTCACGCCCAAGTCATGCTGAAAATAATGGACAGTGCCTAGACTGATATTTGGACAGTGCTCAAAAGGATAGTTGAAATATCATAACGTTCATTGAAGCCCAGCTACGTCGTACATTCTCATCCTGGATAGGTTATTCCTCTCCTGGTAAATGTTCAGTGTTCttgatcttcggcttgaccttcaaGAATAGattccattcattcattctcatATCAACTGCAAGAGCGGCTCAAGTTTCAAATAATTTGAAGACCCCTGCTTGGAACAACCGGCAACAGAATGAACTGCTTATCTCTTATACACCATTTAATGCCTAAGTtgagtatagtat includes these proteins:
- the LOC135225182 gene encoding UPF0696 protein C11orf68 homolog codes for the protein MAEGNTYEYESEFLTEIIKEAEESGQWIKFDASVEDINELDTFLQNYKPSVLKRSDGIAWICVRWPHRNCNAEMPALDELLEDWEAKQNSSQKITTNTIFEMAKKYTCLSGKWLIQKETGIKIDLTWATIARAVALGQCGHSAKVSPVDDVTGAFQRKHVVCVYNRDFTDRSAVEKLDNSIRNAGVKCTMTYKPDIYTYLGIYRNNKWGIKPTIYSSQFDLMSGKSKIAKTY